In one Zobellia galactanivorans genomic region, the following are encoded:
- a CDS encoding methylmalonyl-CoA mutase subunit beta, producing MKEELFTDFQEVSAKAWKQKIQYDLKGADYNEKLVWESPEGIKVKPFYHADDRTTELLPAPTAPKSWNIVGHISVETAATANARALHALKNGADSIRFSITSAPADLKALYQNIALEHTEVTLDFQDLPPDAVQYLGTLQNDPLALNLDPIGKLARSGNWYRSMKDDFELLDTLLLPPKALPQKNTISVDASLYQNAGATMVQQLAYALAHANEYLNRYPKLTSLNLKVAVGGNYFFEIAKIRALRKLFNLLAPEYNSNLHCHIEAFPSQRNKTLYDYNMNMIRTTTEGMSAVLGGADAVSSLNYDFIYHHNNEFAERMARNQLLILKTESYFNSLEKVADGSYYIESLTDQLAEKALLLFKNIEAGGGFLKQLKQHTLQKKIKESAQKEQLRFDNTQEVLVGSNAYSNREDQMKSQLDRNPFMTRRAQKTLIEPIIPKRLSEKLERERLQQEGWQERSNQ from the coding sequence ATGAAAGAAGAACTGTTCACCGATTTTCAGGAAGTTTCCGCGAAAGCGTGGAAACAAAAGATCCAGTATGATCTTAAAGGGGCCGATTATAACGAAAAATTGGTTTGGGAATCCCCCGAAGGCATCAAGGTCAAACCCTTTTACCATGCCGATGACCGGACCACCGAACTTTTGCCCGCCCCGACTGCCCCGAAATCATGGAACATTGTTGGACATATTAGCGTAGAAACAGCTGCCACGGCCAATGCAAGGGCCTTGCACGCCTTGAAAAACGGAGCCGACAGCATTCGCTTTAGCATTACTTCGGCCCCAGCCGACCTTAAGGCCCTGTATCAAAACATCGCGCTTGAACATACCGAGGTTACCCTTGATTTTCAAGACCTTCCTCCAGATGCCGTACAATACTTGGGCACCCTACAAAACGATCCTTTGGCCCTGAATCTAGACCCTATAGGCAAACTGGCCCGCAGCGGTAACTGGTACCGTAGTATGAAAGACGATTTTGAGCTGCTCGATACGCTACTGCTCCCGCCCAAAGCCCTTCCCCAAAAAAACACGATCAGCGTAGATGCCTCACTTTACCAAAATGCGGGGGCGACCATGGTGCAACAACTGGCCTATGCCCTGGCCCATGCCAATGAATACCTGAACCGCTACCCAAAGCTGACCTCCTTAAACCTTAAAGTGGCGGTAGGCGGGAATTATTTTTTCGAGATTGCGAAAATACGGGCCTTGCGAAAGCTTTTCAATTTGCTCGCCCCGGAATACAACAGTAACCTGCATTGCCACATCGAAGCCTTTCCGTCGCAACGGAACAAAACCCTCTACGATTACAATATGAACATGATACGGACCACCACCGAAGGCATGTCGGCCGTATTGGGCGGGGCCGATGCCGTCAGTAGCCTGAACTACGACTTTATATATCACCACAACAACGAATTTGCCGAGCGTATGGCTCGCAACCAATTGCTTATCTTAAAGACCGAGAGCTATTTCAACTCGCTTGAAAAGGTAGCGGACGGCAGCTACTATATTGAAAGCCTTACCGACCAACTGGCGGAAAAAGCCTTGTTGCTCTTTAAAAACATAGAGGCGGGAGGCGGTTTTTTAAAACAACTGAAACAGCACACCCTTCAAAAGAAAATCAAGGAAAGCGCCCAAAAGGAGCAGCTCCGCTTCGACAATACACAAGAAGTATTGGTCGGTAGCAATGCCTACTCCAATCGCGAGGACCAAATGAAGTCCCAACTCGACCGGAATCCCTTTATGACCCGACGTGCGCAAAAAACCTTGATCGAACCGATCATTCCGAAACGCCTAAGCGAAAAATTGGAACGGGAACGCCTACAGCAGGAAGGATGGCAAGAACGCTCAAATCAGTAG
- the scpA gene encoding methylmalonyl-CoA mutase — protein MRKDIQHIAFEKRPAEAPTGSDREHLNFAAGIPPYLRGPYSTMYVQRPWTIRQYAGFSSAEESNAFYRRNLKAGQKGLSIAFDLATHRGYDSDHERVVGDVGKAGVAIDTVEDMKILFEGIPLNEMSVSMTMNGAVLPIMAFYIVAAEEQGVSLQELTGTIQNDILKEFMVRNTYIYPPSPSMEIIADIFRYTSAHMPKFNSISISGYHMHEAGATAELELAYTLADGLEYIRTGLKAGLDIDSFAPRLSFFWGIGMNHFAEIAKLRAGRILWAKLVKQFHPKNEKSMSLRTHCQTSGWSLTAQDPFNNVARTTIEALSAVLGGTQSLHTNALDEAIALPTDFSARIARNTQLFLREETKITKTVDPWAGSHYVEQLTEELTHKAWELIQEIEGMGGMTKAIETGIPKLRIEETAAIKQARIDSSRDIIVGVNKYLTEDDDMLQILEVDNHAVRKKQLERLQSVKQNRDKQQVEQALDRLTEAARQIANTSQGQNTRENLLALAVDAARHRATLGEISTALEKVFGRYKANIQSITGVYSKEIREDKSFKRARELSDRFAEQDGRRPRILIAKMGQDGHDRGAKVIATGYADLGFDVDIGPLFQTPAEVAKQAVENDVHILGVSSLAGGHKTLVPEVIAELKSYGRDDIMVVVGGVIPKQDYPFLLESGAIAVFGPGTKITEAALLILEILLDEGP, from the coding sequence ATGAGAAAAGACATACAGCACATAGCATTTGAAAAAAGGCCGGCCGAGGCCCCGACCGGAAGCGACAGGGAGCACCTAAACTTTGCGGCGGGCATCCCTCCTTATTTACGCGGCCCCTACAGTACCATGTACGTACAACGCCCTTGGACGATCCGGCAATATGCCGGTTTTTCATCGGCGGAAGAAAGCAACGCCTTTTACCGAAGGAACCTGAAGGCAGGCCAAAAAGGACTCTCCATTGCCTTTGATCTGGCGACACACAGGGGGTATGACAGTGACCACGAGCGAGTGGTCGGCGATGTGGGGAAAGCAGGCGTGGCCATCGATACGGTAGAGGACATGAAAATTCTCTTCGAGGGTATTCCCCTGAACGAAATGTCGGTCTCCATGACCATGAACGGGGCCGTATTGCCCATTATGGCCTTCTATATCGTTGCCGCCGAAGAACAAGGTGTGTCTTTACAGGAACTTACGGGCACCATACAAAACGATATTTTGAAGGAGTTTATGGTGCGCAATACCTATATTTATCCACCTTCGCCCTCCATGGAAATTATTGCCGATATCTTTCGCTATACCAGTGCACATATGCCCAAGTTCAACAGCATCAGTATATCGGGCTACCACATGCACGAAGCGGGCGCCACCGCCGAACTTGAACTGGCCTATACCTTGGCCGATGGCCTGGAGTATATCCGAACAGGCCTTAAAGCAGGACTCGACATCGATAGTTTTGCGCCAAGACTTTCCTTCTTCTGGGGTATCGGCATGAACCATTTTGCCGAAATCGCCAAGTTAAGGGCAGGCCGTATCCTTTGGGCGAAACTGGTAAAACAGTTCCATCCGAAAAACGAGAAATCGATGTCGCTCCGCACCCACTGCCAAACCAGTGGATGGAGCCTTACCGCACAAGACCCCTTCAACAATGTGGCACGGACCACCATAGAGGCCCTGTCGGCCGTATTGGGCGGCACCCAAAGCCTGCACACCAACGCCTTGGACGAGGCCATTGCCCTTCCTACCGATTTTTCGGCCCGCATTGCCCGAAACACCCAATTGTTCCTACGGGAAGAAACCAAAATCACCAAAACCGTAGACCCATGGGCCGGCAGCCATTACGTGGAACAACTCACGGAAGAGCTCACCCACAAGGCCTGGGAACTGATCCAGGAAATAGAAGGTATGGGAGGTATGACCAAGGCCATAGAAACGGGCATCCCCAAATTACGTATCGAAGAGACGGCCGCTATAAAACAGGCCCGCATCGACAGTAGCCGCGATATCATCGTCGGGGTCAACAAATACCTGACCGAAGATGACGATATGCTGCAGATTCTGGAAGTCGACAACCACGCTGTACGGAAAAAGCAACTCGAACGCCTACAATCGGTAAAGCAGAATCGCGATAAACAACAGGTAGAACAGGCCCTAGACCGACTCACCGAGGCGGCACGACAAATTGCGAATACATCACAAGGGCAAAACACCCGCGAAAATTTATTAGCTTTAGCGGTAGATGCCGCAAGACATAGGGCCACCTTGGGCGAGATCAGCACGGCCCTAGAAAAGGTATTCGGCAGATACAAGGCTAACATTCAATCGATAACCGGCGTGTATTCAAAAGAAATAAGGGAAGACAAAAGCTTTAAACGGGCGCGCGAACTTTCAGACCGCTTTGCCGAACAAGACGGTAGGCGCCCCCGCATCTTGATTGCCAAAATGGGCCAAGACGGGCACGACCGCGGCGCCAAGGTCATAGCTACGGGCTATGCCGACCTAGGCTTCGACGTAGATATAGGTCCGCTCTTTCAAACCCCTGCCGAAGTGGCCAAGCAGGCCGTTGAAAACGATGTTCATATTTTGGGGGTTTCCTCTTTGGCCGGAGGCCATAAGACCTTGGTACCCGAAGTGATCGCCGAACTAAAATCTTATGGACGCGACGATATTATGGTCGTAGTGGGCGGTGTCATACCGAAACAAGATTATCCCTTTCTACTCGAAAGCGGGGCCATAGCCGTATTCGGACCGGGGACCAAAATTACCGAAGCCGCCCTTCTTATTCTCGAGATCTTACTTGACGAAGGCCCCTGA
- a CDS encoding sensor histidine kinase, protein MLGKKLIIASTLLFLITCSIVWNLSVQRINLYKKNISLVEEITTKNKLKDAESRLFELYNISKKNVIFLRDLIELDLKTNIPIEITQQKLARFLNIDNNYFQVRLIDRNGMEIIRIENKNDTANTNNQYKGDRDYFKKALTLPKGEVYISNIDLNIENHEVEVPHRPTIRFFTPIFLQHEVKGVVGLNLNATKWLDNFKGQHISFLNSKNEVFYSSDNEKSYETTKIDLNQKDPSGYPYYHVRNISHEGKHIWTLYTKPDLASIQSQLSEYKKSTYITSAILTLGLLLLLGIVYMLYKKNRQVNTLNRIVTQQLNERNTLLKEIHHRVKNNLQVITSLLSLQSSFINDEKIKALFRYSQYRINSMAIIHEMLYKSNDLNRIDYGRYVNQLATTLIASMKGRKKEIDLKLEAEELHLNLDTSVPLGLMINEIITNSLKYGFKNKDKGLITIKFEKAQYPNYLLHIGDNGSGFSETVNFRNTKSLGLKLIHMLTLQLKGNIEKDNSEEGTHYIITFQEIEQIS, encoded by the coding sequence ATGCTGGGAAAAAAACTAATAATCGCATCGACCCTACTATTCTTGATTACGTGTAGTATTGTGTGGAACCTTTCCGTTCAACGCATCAATCTGTATAAAAAAAATATCTCCCTCGTAGAGGAGATTACGACCAAGAACAAACTTAAAGATGCGGAATCGCGACTTTTTGAACTCTACAACATCAGTAAAAAGAATGTCATTTTTCTAAGGGATCTTATCGAACTGGACCTTAAAACGAATATTCCTATAGAAATCACCCAACAGAAACTGGCCCGTTTTCTCAATATCGACAACAATTATTTTCAAGTCCGCCTAATCGACCGTAATGGCATGGAAATCATCCGGATCGAGAACAAAAACGATACGGCCAACACCAATAATCAATACAAAGGTGACCGAGACTATTTTAAAAAGGCACTGACCTTGCCAAAGGGAGAGGTATACATTTCGAATATCGACCTCAACATAGAAAACCATGAAGTGGAAGTTCCACATAGACCGACCATCCGGTTTTTTACCCCGATCTTTTTACAACATGAAGTCAAAGGTGTCGTAGGGCTGAACCTCAACGCCACAAAATGGCTGGATAACTTTAAGGGACAACACATCAGTTTTCTAAATTCAAAAAACGAGGTTTTCTATAGTAGTGATAACGAGAAATCATACGAAACCACTAAAATCGACCTTAATCAAAAAGACCCCTCCGGCTATCCCTATTACCATGTTCGTAATATAAGCCATGAAGGGAAGCATATATGGACCCTCTATACCAAACCCGACCTTGCATCCATACAGAGCCAATTGTCGGAATACAAAAAATCGACCTATATCACCTCGGCCATTCTAACCCTTGGCCTTCTCTTATTATTGGGCATCGTCTATATGCTCTATAAGAAGAATAGGCAAGTCAACACCCTTAACAGGATCGTCACCCAGCAACTCAACGAACGCAATACCCTCTTAAAAGAAATACACCACCGCGTAAAGAACAATTTACAGGTCATTACCAGTCTCTTAAGCCTACAATCGAGTTTTATAAATGACGAAAAGATAAAGGCCTTGTTCAGGTACAGCCAATACCGTATCAATTCCATGGCCATTATACATGAAATGCTCTACAAATCGAATGACCTGAATAGAATCGATTATGGCCGCTACGTCAACCAACTGGCTACGACCTTGATCGCTTCCATGAAGGGCCGAAAAAAGGAAATCGATTTAAAACTTGAAGCCGAAGAACTTCATTTGAACCTTGATACCTCGGTACCACTAGGCCTAATGATCAACGAAATCATTACCAACTCATTGAAGTACGGTTTTAAAAACAAAGACAAGGGTCTCATTACCATCAAATTCGAAAAAGCACAATACCCCAACTACCTTTTACACATTGGGGATAACGGAAGCGGTTTTTCAGAAACGGTGAACTTTAGGAATACCAAATCATTGGGCCTAAAACTCATTCATATGCTCACCCTACAATTAAAAGGCAACATAGAAAAAGACAATAGCGAAGAGGGCACTCATTATATAATAACGTTTCAAGAAATTGAACAGATATCTTAA
- a CDS encoding response regulator, producing the protein MTTKVLIVEDNLIIQMFIEHIITNVGSTHVKTADNGEDALYIIESYMPDVVLLDIGLSGTLNGIETATFIKEKYKIPFVYITGSSDLGTLESARKTGPIHILKKPIDEYELTSEFEIIRQKLYESKFESSK; encoded by the coding sequence ATGACTACAAAAGTTCTAATAGTAGAAGACAACCTGATTATACAAATGTTCATTGAGCACATCATTACCAATGTGGGCAGCACGCATGTAAAGACGGCCGACAATGGTGAAGATGCGCTCTACATCATAGAGTCGTACATGCCCGACGTAGTGCTGCTCGACATAGGACTATCGGGAACGCTCAATGGCATTGAAACGGCTACATTCATTAAGGAGAAATACAAAATTCCTTTTGTATATATTACGGGAAGCTCCGATTTAGGCACCTTGGAAAGCGCCCGAAAGACCGGCCCGATCCACATTCTCAAAAAACCCATAGACGAATACGAATTGACTTCGGAATTTGAAATCATACGCCAAAAGCTGTACGAATCAAAATTTGAAAGCTCAAAATAA